The region GCCACCGTCTACGTGAACTGATCCGATAGCCCGGCCCACCCGCCGGGCACCTCCCGGGGCGGCCGGAAACACCCGCTCCGGGAGGGGGCGACGTGTGCCGCCTGCCGCCCGGCGCCCGGCGCCCGACGTGTGCCGCCTGCCGCCCGGCGGCTGACGCAGAGGCCAGGGGCGCGGCGCCGACGCGGCGATGCCGTCGAGGAGAAGCTGGACCTTGCGGTGGAACCACGCTTCGGGGGAGCGTTCGCCGACCCGGCCGAGCGCCTCGGCGACAGCCGACCCGGCAGCGGTCCGGCCGTCCTCCTCACCGGGGTCCGCGACGGGTGCGCGGCGCGGCTCCACCGCACTCCCGGACCCGGAGTCCGCCTCCCCGGCGGCCCGGCCGGCCAGGAAATACAGCAGCACCTGCTCGTGGAGCATGTCCTGCGCGAGCACCGCGGACTCCGCGTCGAAGCCCATGTCCACCAGTACCGACGCCGTCCTGACGCCCTGCCGGGCGAATTCGGCGAGCCCGACCCGCAGGCCGGCGATCCGCAGCGCGAGCCCCGGGTACTGCTCGAACAGCCGGAAGGCGGCGCGGGCCACGGCGCGCAGATACGGCCGCCAGCCGGCGGTCGGCGCGGGCCAGTCGACCGCGGCGACCACCTGGTTCGCCGCCGCCGCGACCAGCTCGTCCTTGGTCGCGAAGTAGCGGTAGAGCGTCGAGTGCGTGACCCCCAGCCTGCGCGCCACCGCGCTGACGCTCATCTCCTCGAAGCCCACGTCGACCGCGGCGTCCACAATGGACCGCCGGTTGACCTGCGGCGGCCGGCCCGGCTTCGGCACCCGCAGCCGGGCGTTCAGCTCGGGGTGCGCGGGCAGGCGCAGCGGCGGGGATCCGGCTGGCGGGCGTGGCATGCGGCAATTGTCGCCGACGATCCCCGCGGGGTCCGCCGGTCCGCGTACCGGCTCGACCGGCCTCGACCTCCGGCTGGCGTACGGGCTTGTCCGGCCTCGGCCTCCGGCCGACGTCGAGGTGCCCCGGACGGGCGGCGGATTAAGGACGAGGCCGTTCCGTTCGGGTGCGCGGCAGGCTGCCGTGCGGGGGCGCCGACGTGGTGGAACCGGGACGGCGGGCAGGCGGAGGGTTCTTCGCCCGGCGACGCCCATGCCGCTGCTCCCCGTCAGGAACAAGGCCGGCTTCACCCGGCAATGACAGGCTGTTCGCAGGAGGTGGGGCGGGGGCACCAAGCCGCACGCACGCTGTGCCACACTCCGGTGGGTGAAACAGATCTACGTCATCGGCATCGGAGCGGGTGACCCCGAGCAGCTCACCCTCCAGGCGGTCCGCGCCCTGGGGCGCGCCGATGTGTTCTTCCTGCTGGACAAGGGGGAGGACAAGGCGGGCCTGGTGCGGTTGCGCGAGGAGATCCTCGAACGGCATGCCGCCCGCCCGCACCGGGTGGTCGTCGCCCGCGACCCGGACCGGGACCGTACGGCCGCAGGCGGGGCGTACGCACCGGCCGTGGACGACTGGCGGCGGCGCCGCGCCGACATCTACCAGCGGCTGATCGCCGAGGAGTTGGCCGACGACGCCTGCGGGGCCTTCCTGGTCTGGGGCGATCCCGCGCTCTACGACAGCACCCTGGCGATCCTGGAGGACGTGCACGCGCGCGGCGGCATCGCCTTCGACTGGACGGTGGTGCCCGGCATCAGCAGCGTCGCGACGCTGGCCGCCCGGCACCGCACCGGGCTCAACCAGGTGGGACGCCCGGTCCAGATCACCACCGGGCGGCGGCTCGCCGACGAGGGCCTGCCGGACGGCGTGGACGATGTGGTGGTGATGCTCGACGCCCGCCAGGCCTTCGGCGCCCTCGCCGGCCAGGGCCTGCACATCTACTGGGGCGCCTACCTCGGCACCCCCGACGAGATCCTGCTCGCCGGCCCCCTGGACGAGGAACTGGCCGACCGCATCCGCACCGTCCGAGCCGAAGCGCGCACCCGCAAGGGCTGGATCATGGACACATACCTGCTGCGCCGAGGCCCGCACGAATCGGCCGCGCCCCGTTGACGCTGCGGGTGCTGATCCTTGGTGGGACCGCAGAAGCCCGCGCGCTGGCGGACATGGTCGCCGGAGACGCGGGTCTGGACGTGACCACGTCCTTCGCGGGGCGTACTCCGGAGCCGCGGCTGCCCGCGGGGCAGGTCAGGACCGGTGGGTTCGGCGGCGTGGAAGGGCTCGCCGGGTGGCTGCGCGAGCAGCGGACCGACGCCGTGGTCGACGCCACCCATCCCTTCGCCGAGGTGATCAGCCGCAACGCGGCGCAGGCGGCCGACGCCACCGGCGTACCGCTGGTGGCGCTGCGCAGGCCCGGCTGGAGCGCGGGGGAGGGGGACCGCTGGCACTGGGCGGACACCCTTGCCGGGGCCGCGGCGCTGCTCCCGGCGCTCGGGCGCCGCCCGTTCCTCACCACCGGCCGCCAGGACCTGGCCGCCTTCGCCGGCCTCCCGCTGCGCTTCCTGGTCCGCGCGGTCGCCCCGCCGCTCCCGCCGCTGCCCGCGCACTGCCATGTGCTGCTCGACCGCGGCCCCTTCACCCTCGACGCGGAACGCGCGCTGCTCCGCGAGCACCGCATCAACGTCCTGGTCACCAAGGACAGCGGCGGCCCCGCCACCGCCCCCAAGCTCACCGCCGCCCGCGAGGCCGCCCTCCCCGTCCTCGTCGTCCGCCGCCCGCCACCGCCCGCCGGGGTCCGTACCGTCACCACCCCCGCCGCCGCGGCGCACTGGCTGCGGACCTGCTGACGGCCCGGTCCCCCCGCGCCAACTGCCCGGGTCAACCGATCGGTTGACCCGGGTATCAACCCGCCCGCCGCGCACCGCACCCCGCTGGTCGATCCGCCACCCGCCGCCAGCGCGGGATTCTCGGTCCACGGCGGCGGAAAGCCGCCGCAAGGTCACCGGGAAAGGCCACGGCAATGACGGTCATCGAGGTCGAGCACCTGCACAAGCGCTACGGCGACGACATCGCGGTGCACGACGTGTCGTTCACGGTCCAGGAAGGGGAGATCTTCGGCATCCTCGGTCCGAACGGCGCGGGCAAGACGACCACAGTGGAGTGCCTGTCGGGGCTGCGGCCCGCGGACGGCGGCCGGGTGCGGGTCCTCGGCCTCGACCCGCGTACCGACCGGGCCGCCGTACGCCGCCAGCTCGGCGTGCAGCTCCAGGAGAGCGGCCTGCCGGACAAGCTGCGGGTGCGCGAGGCCCTCGACCTCTTCGCGTCCTTCTATCCCGACCCCGCCGACATCCCCGGGCTGCTGGACCGGCTCGGCCTGGCGGGCAAGGCCGCCGCCCCGCACAAGAGCCTGTCCGGCGGCCAGAAGCAGCGCCTCGCGATCGCCCTGGCCATGGTCGGCCGGCCCCGGGTGGTGGTGCTGGACGAGCTGACCACCGGGCTCGACCCGCACGCCCGCCGGGCCACCTGGGACCTCGTGGAGCAGATCCGCGACCAGGGCGTCACCGTCGTCCTGGTCACGCACTTCATGGAGGAGGCCGAGCGGCTGTGCGACCGGGTCGCGCTCATCGACTCCGGCCGGGTCGTCGCCGTCGACACCCCCGCGGGCCTGGCCGGGCGGGCCGGGCAGGAGCAGCGGATGCGCTTCCGGCCGTCCGCGCCGCTCGACGAGGACACGCTGCGGGCGCTGCCCGAGGTGACCACGCTGGCCCGGCACGGTCCCCAGGTCGAGCTGACCGGCACCGGCAACCTCGTCGTCGCCGTCACCTCGCTGCTGGCCAGGCGCCACATCATCGCCGCCGACCTGCGGGTCGACCAGGCCACCCTCGACGACGCCTTCATCGCCCTGACCGGCCACGCGCACGTGCCGACCGGCCCCGCCGACCCCCGCTGACCGCCCGCGCCGAACCGCGCCGACCGGTCACGCGGCACGTCCGCCGTCTGCCCGCGCCCGAGTCCGCCGACCCGCCACCCCGCACACCCGCCTCCGCGCAGACGACCCCGACCCGCCCCGCCCGACACCCCGTTCGAGGACGCCTCATGACCACCTTCGCCCCACTCGCCGCCCGTACGCCTGCCCGTATGACCGCCAAGGGCTTCCGCACCCTGACCGCCACCCAGGCCCGGCTGCTGCTGCGCGCGCCGGCCGCCCTGATCTGGCTCGCCTTCCCGCTGCTGATGCTCATCGTCTTCGGCAGCATCCCGGGCTTCCGCACCGCCACGGACGACCTCGGCGGCAGGAGCGTCCTCGACGTGTACGTGCCCACCATCGCCGCGATGGTGCCGCTGTTCCTGGGCTGCACCGCCCTGCCCATGACGATGGCGGACCACCGCGAGAAGGGCTTCCTGCGCCGGCTGTCCGTCAGCCCGGTCCCGGCGGCCGGGATGCTCGCCGCGCTGCTGACGGTCATCGCCGCCCTGGCCGCGGCCGGCATCGCCGTGATCACCGCCGTCGGCAGCCTCGCCTACCACGTCAAGGCGCCGGCGAACGCCGGCGCGGTCGCCGCCTCCTTCCTGCTCGGCAGCACCGCCGTCTTCGCCCTCGGCCTGGTGGCCGCCGCCCTCGCCCGCACGTCGGGCGCCGCCAGCGGCATGGGCGTCCCGCTGATGGTGCTCAACTTCTTCTTCAGCGGCCTGTACGTCCCGCTCGCCGAACTGCCGCGCATCCTCCAGCGGATCAGCGAGTACGTCCCCTTCGGCGCGGTGATGGCCGCCTGGGACGGCCGGGGCGCCCTGTGGCAGCACCTGGCGGTGCTCGCCGCGTACACCGTGCTCGGCGGTGTGCTGGCCGCCCGGCTCTTCCGTTGGGAATGATGGCCGGGTGAAAGCAGGACACGACGACAACCCCGACGTACGGTTCCAGCAGCTCCAGCACTATCTGCCCTACATCGGGCTGACGGTCTCCCTGGTACTGGCGCTCGCCCTCGGCCCCCGCACCGCGGCGTTCGCGGCGGTGGCCTGCGGGCTGTCCGCGGTGGCGGCGCTGTGGCTGCACTTCGTGGACCTGCCCTATCCGGCGCCCGCACGGCAGCGCGGCCGGGCGATCCTCTTCTTCGCCGGCCTGCTGGTCCTCATCGCCGCGCTGATCACGCTCAGCCCGTTCTTCGGCTTCTTCGGCTTCACCGGCTACTTGCAGGTGGCGCTGCTGCCCCGCGCCCTGTGGGGGCCGGCCATCGCGCTCAACGCGGCGCTGATGGCCACCACCCAGGTCGGCGGCGTCGGCAATCTGCACGGCGGCACCCTCGGGGTCTACGCGGGCCTGGTGGTCGTGAACATGGTCTTCGCCGGCGTCATCACCTTCCAGGGCATCGAGGAGGACCAGCGCAGCAGACGGCGGGCCGAGATGATCGACGAACTGGCCGAGGCCAACCGCCGGCTGCGCGAGACGATGCAGGAGAACGCGGGGCTGCACGCCCAGCTCGTCACGCAGGCCCGCGAGGCCGGCGTCCTCGACGAGCGGCAGCGGATGGCCGGCGAGATCCACGACACCATCGCCCAGGGCCTCACCGGCATCGTCACCCAGTTGGAGGCCGCCGAGCGCTTCGACGCCGACCCCGCGCGCCGCGCCAGGCACCGCGAGCTGGCCAGGACGCTGGCCAGGGAGAGCCTGGCCGAGGCCCGCCGCTCGGTGCAGGCACTGCGTCCGGGGCCGCTGGACGAGGCGGCCCACCTGCCCGACGCCCTGGACGACCTGGCGCGGCGCTGGTCGCAGACCTCCGGCGTCGAGGTCAGGGTCGAGATCACCGGCAGCGCCGTACC is a window of Streptomyces sp. NBC_01477 DNA encoding:
- the cobF gene encoding precorrin-6A synthase (deacetylating); its protein translation is MKQIYVIGIGAGDPEQLTLQAVRALGRADVFFLLDKGEDKAGLVRLREEILERHAARPHRVVVARDPDRDRTAAGGAYAPAVDDWRRRRADIYQRLIAEELADDACGAFLVWGDPALYDSTLAILEDVHARGGIAFDWTVVPGISSVATLAARHRTGLNQVGRPVQITTGRRLADEGLPDGVDDVVVMLDARQAFGALAGQGLHIYWGAYLGTPDEILLAGPLDEELADRIRTVRAEARTRKGWIMDTYLLRRGPHESAAPR
- a CDS encoding ABC transporter ATP-binding protein; the encoded protein is MTVIEVEHLHKRYGDDIAVHDVSFTVQEGEIFGILGPNGAGKTTTVECLSGLRPADGGRVRVLGLDPRTDRAAVRRQLGVQLQESGLPDKLRVREALDLFASFYPDPADIPGLLDRLGLAGKAAAPHKSLSGGQKQRLAIALAMVGRPRVVVLDELTTGLDPHARRATWDLVEQIRDQGVTVVLVTHFMEEAERLCDRVALIDSGRVVAVDTPAGLAGRAGQEQRMRFRPSAPLDEDTLRALPEVTTLARHGPQVELTGTGNLVVAVTSLLARRHIIAADLRVDQATLDDAFIALTGHAHVPTGPADPR
- a CDS encoding ABC transporter permease gives rise to the protein MTTFAPLAARTPARMTAKGFRTLTATQARLLLRAPAALIWLAFPLLMLIVFGSIPGFRTATDDLGGRSVLDVYVPTIAAMVPLFLGCTALPMTMADHREKGFLRRLSVSPVPAAGMLAALLTVIAALAAAGIAVITAVGSLAYHVKAPANAGAVAASFLLGSTAVFALGLVAAALARTSGAASGMGVPLMVLNFFFSGLYVPLAELPRILQRISEYVPFGAVMAAWDGRGALWQHLAVLAAYTVLGGVLAARLFRWE
- a CDS encoding TetR/AcrR family transcriptional regulator; protein product: MPRPPAGSPPLRLPAHPELNARLRVPKPGRPPQVNRRSIVDAAVDVGFEEMSVSAVARRLGVTHSTLYRYFATKDELVAAAANQVVAAVDWPAPTAGWRPYLRAVARAAFRLFEQYPGLALRIAGLRVGLAEFARQGVRTASVLVDMGFDAESAVLAQDMLHEQVLLYFLAGRAAGEADSGSGSAVEPRRAPVADPGEEDGRTAAGSAVAEALGRVGERSPEAWFHRKVQLLLDGIAASAPRPWPLRQPPGGRRHTSGAGRRAAGGTRRPLPERVFPAAPGGARRVGRAIGSVHVDGGAAR
- a CDS encoding sensor histidine kinase; translated protein: MKAGHDDNPDVRFQQLQHYLPYIGLTVSLVLALALGPRTAAFAAVACGLSAVAALWLHFVDLPYPAPARQRGRAILFFAGLLVLIAALITLSPFFGFFGFTGYLQVALLPRALWGPAIALNAALMATTQVGGVGNLHGGTLGVYAGLVVVNMVFAGVITFQGIEEDQRSRRRAEMIDELAEANRRLRETMQENAGLHAQLVTQAREAGVLDERQRMAGEIHDTIAQGLTGIVTQLEAAERFDADPARRARHRELARTLARESLAEARRSVQALRPGPLDEAAHLPDALDDLARRWSQTSGVEVRVEITGSAVPLPPAVEVVLFRTAQEGLANIAKHAAASRAGLTLSYTHEVVMLDVLDDGAGFDTAPGGDSYGLTAMRQRLRQVGGTLEIESSPGDGTALSASVPATTAETAATGTATAGTTAAGAATAVAATAGAATPPPGARPAETATPALGPLPAAGENAV
- a CDS encoding cobalt-precorrin-6A reductase translates to MRVLILGGTAEARALADMVAGDAGLDVTTSFAGRTPEPRLPAGQVRTGGFGGVEGLAGWLREQRTDAVVDATHPFAEVISRNAAQAADATGVPLVALRRPGWSAGEGDRWHWADTLAGAAALLPALGRRPFLTTGRQDLAAFAGLPLRFLVRAVAPPLPPLPAHCHVLLDRGPFTLDAERALLREHRINVLVTKDSGGPATAPKLTAAREAALPVLVVRRPPPPAGVRTVTTPAAAAHWLRTC